From Rhodococcus antarcticus, the proteins below share one genomic window:
- the aceE gene encoding pyruvate dehydrogenase (acetyl-transferring), homodimeric type, with protein sequence MADQPTAGSTPRVRVIREGVASYLPDIDPQETSEWLESFDAALEHAGPQRARYLMLRLLERAGEKRVAIPALTSTDYVNTIPTENEPWFPGDEDVERRYRAWIRWNAAVMVHRAQRPGVGVGGHISTYASSAALYEVGFNHFFRAKGHAGGGDQIYIQGHASPGIYARAFLEGRLSAEQLDGFRQEHSHAGDAGGLPSYPHPRLLPEFWEFPTVSMGLGPMNAIYQARFNRYLHDRGIKDTSDQNVWAFLGDGEMDEPESRGLVHVAATEGLDNLNFVINCNLQRLDGPVRGNGKIIQELESFFRGAGWNVIKVVWGREWDALLHGDRDGALVNLMNTTPDGDYQTYKANDGSYVREHFFGRDPRTKELVNRMTDDEIWNLKRGGHDYRKVHAAYAAATAHKGQPTVILAKTIKGYGLGTHFEGRNATHQMKKLTIDDLKLLRDRQHIPISDEVLDRDPYLPPYYHPGQDDPAIQYMQERRRILGGYVPSRTLVAKPLAQPADKTYDVVKRGSGKQEVATTMAFVRLLKELLRDPELGKRIVPIIPDEARTFGMDSMFPTLKIYNPHGQLYTSVDAELMLAYKESEQGQILHEGINEGGSTASFTAVGTSYATHGEPMIPIYIFYSMFGFQRTGDGLWAAADQMTRGFALGATAGRTTLTGEGLQHADGHSMLLAATNPAVVAYDPAFGFEIGHIVKDGLRRMYGENAENIYYYLTIYNEPYVQPAEPEGVDTEGIVKGLYKFKVGSGEGPRAQVVSSGVGMQWALKAQELLATDWGVVADVWSATSWTELRRDGVAAEREALLHPGDTPRTPWVTTVLADAQGPVVAVSDWMRAVPDLIRQWVPGDYVTLGTDGFGFSDTRPAARRVFNVDAESVVVAVLAALGRSGELDPGKAVEAAQKYRIDDVHAAGPSTTDAGNA encoded by the coding sequence TTGGCTGATCAGCCGACCGCCGGCAGCACCCCCCGCGTCCGGGTCATCCGGGAGGGCGTCGCCTCGTACCTGCCGGACATCGACCCGCAGGAGACCAGCGAGTGGCTGGAGTCCTTCGACGCCGCGCTGGAGCACGCCGGACCCCAGCGTGCGCGCTACCTCATGCTGCGCCTGCTCGAGCGCGCCGGGGAGAAGCGAGTGGCCATCCCCGCGCTGACCTCGACCGACTACGTCAACACCATCCCCACCGAGAACGAGCCGTGGTTCCCCGGCGACGAGGACGTCGAGCGCCGCTACCGCGCGTGGATCCGCTGGAACGCCGCGGTCATGGTGCACCGTGCCCAGCGCCCCGGGGTCGGCGTCGGTGGCCACATCTCCACGTACGCCTCCTCGGCCGCGCTGTACGAGGTGGGCTTCAACCACTTCTTCCGCGCCAAGGGCCACGCCGGTGGCGGCGACCAGATCTACATCCAGGGTCACGCCTCCCCCGGAATCTACGCGCGCGCGTTCCTCGAGGGCCGTCTCTCCGCCGAGCAGCTCGACGGCTTCCGCCAGGAGCACAGCCACGCGGGCGACGCGGGCGGTCTCCCGTCCTACCCGCACCCGCGGCTGCTGCCCGAGTTCTGGGAGTTCCCCACCGTCTCGATGGGGCTGGGTCCGATGAACGCGATCTACCAGGCTCGGTTCAACCGCTACCTGCACGACCGGGGCATCAAGGACACCTCCGACCAGAACGTGTGGGCGTTCCTGGGCGACGGCGAGATGGACGAGCCGGAGAGCCGCGGGCTGGTGCACGTCGCGGCCACCGAGGGCCTCGACAACCTCAACTTCGTCATCAACTGCAACCTGCAGCGCCTGGACGGTCCCGTCCGCGGGAACGGCAAGATCATCCAGGAGCTGGAGAGCTTCTTCCGCGGCGCCGGGTGGAACGTCATCAAGGTCGTCTGGGGTCGGGAGTGGGACGCGCTGCTGCACGGCGACCGCGACGGCGCCCTGGTCAACCTGATGAACACCACCCCGGACGGGGACTACCAGACCTACAAGGCCAACGACGGCTCCTACGTCCGCGAGCACTTCTTCGGCCGCGACCCGCGGACCAAGGAGCTCGTCAACCGGATGACCGACGACGAGATCTGGAACCTCAAGCGAGGTGGGCACGACTACCGCAAGGTGCACGCCGCCTACGCCGCGGCCACCGCCCACAAGGGGCAGCCCACGGTCATCCTGGCCAAGACCATCAAGGGCTACGGGTTGGGCACGCACTTCGAGGGCCGCAACGCCACGCACCAGATGAAGAAGCTCACGATCGACGACCTCAAGCTGCTGCGCGACCGCCAGCACATCCCCATCTCCGACGAGGTGCTCGACCGTGACCCGTACCTGCCGCCGTACTACCACCCGGGCCAGGACGACCCGGCGATCCAGTACATGCAGGAGCGGCGCCGCATCCTCGGGGGCTACGTGCCCAGCCGCACCCTGGTCGCCAAACCGCTGGCCCAACCGGCCGACAAGACCTACGACGTGGTCAAGCGCGGCTCGGGCAAGCAGGAGGTGGCCACGACCATGGCCTTCGTCCGGCTGCTCAAGGAGCTGCTGCGCGACCCGGAGCTGGGCAAGCGGATCGTGCCGATCATCCCGGACGAGGCGCGGACCTTCGGGATGGACTCCATGTTTCCGACGCTGAAGATCTACAACCCGCACGGGCAGCTGTACACGTCGGTCGACGCCGAGCTGATGCTCGCCTACAAGGAGAGCGAGCAGGGCCAGATCCTGCACGAGGGCATCAACGAGGGTGGCTCCACGGCCTCCTTCACTGCCGTCGGCACCTCCTACGCCACCCACGGCGAACCGATGATCCCGATCTACATCTTCTACTCGATGTTCGGCTTCCAGCGGACCGGCGACGGTCTCTGGGCCGCGGCCGACCAGATGACCCGGGGGTTCGCCCTCGGCGCCACCGCCGGGCGCACGACGCTCACCGGTGAGGGCCTGCAGCACGCCGACGGGCACTCGATGCTGCTCGCCGCGACCAACCCCGCGGTGGTGGCCTACGACCCGGCGTTCGGGTTCGAGATCGGCCACATCGTCAAGGACGGGCTGCGCCGGATGTACGGCGAGAACGCCGAGAACATCTACTACTACCTGACGATCTACAACGAGCCCTACGTGCAGCCGGCCGAGCCCGAGGGCGTGGACACCGAGGGGATCGTCAAGGGGCTGTACAAGTTCAAGGTCGGCTCCGGCGAGGGTCCGCGCGCACAGGTGGTCAGCTCGGGCGTGGGCATGCAGTGGGCGCTCAAGGCCCAGGAGCTGCTGGCCACCGACTGGGGCGTGGTCGCGGACGTGTGGTCGGCGACGTCGTGGACCGAGCTGCGCCGTGACGGGGTGGCCGCCGAGCGTGAGGCCCTGCTGCACCCCGGGGACACCCCGCGCACGCCGTGGGTGACCACGGTGCTGGCCGACGCCCAGGGGCCCGTGGTCGCGGTCTCGGACTGGATGCGAGCCGTGCCGGACCTGATCCGCCAGTGGGTCCCGGGCGACTACGTCACCCTCGGCACGGACGGGTTCGGGTTCTCCGACACCCGCCCGGCCGCGCGCCGGGTGTTCAACGTGGACGCCGAGTCCGTGGTGGTCGCCGTGCTCGCGGCGCTGGGCCGCTCCGGGGAGCTGGATCCGGGCAAGGCCGTCGAGGCTGCGCAGAAGTACCGCATCGACGACGTGCACGCCGCCGGGCCGTCCACCACGGACGCCGGCAACGCCTGA
- the bluB gene encoding 5,6-dimethylbenzimidazole synthase, with protein MTEPSTPFYDVVRARRDVRAEFTGEPVEPDVLERVLAAAHAAPSVGMTQPWDFILVRAPQTLRRFASHVAEKRVEFGASLPADRAATFAPIKVEGITESGLGVVVTHDRTRGGDHVLGRATVADTGVFSTVLAVQNLWLAATAEGLGVGWVSFYDEPVLGELVRLPEHVRPIAWLCVGRVAAVQAVPDLERLGWRARRPLAEAVHAERWSPRPS; from the coding sequence GTGACGGAACCGTCGACGCCGTTCTACGACGTCGTCCGGGCGCGCCGTGACGTGCGGGCGGAGTTCACCGGCGAACCGGTCGAGCCGGACGTGCTGGAGCGGGTGCTGGCCGCCGCGCACGCCGCCCCCAGCGTCGGCATGACCCAGCCGTGGGACTTCATCCTGGTGCGTGCGCCGCAGACGCTGCGGCGCTTCGCCTCCCACGTCGCGGAGAAGCGGGTGGAGTTCGGCGCCTCGTTGCCGGCAGACCGAGCGGCGACCTTCGCTCCCATCAAGGTGGAGGGCATCACCGAGAGCGGGCTCGGAGTCGTCGTGACCCACGACCGGACGCGCGGCGGGGACCACGTGCTGGGCCGGGCGACGGTCGCGGACACGGGGGTGTTCTCCACCGTGCTGGCCGTGCAGAACCTGTGGCTGGCCGCGACCGCCGAGGGGCTGGGCGTCGGGTGGGTCAGCTTCTACGACGAGCCCGTGCTGGGTGAGCTGGTGCGCCTGCCGGAGCACGTGCGGCCGATCGCCTGGTTGTGCGTCGGCCGCGTGGCCGCGGTGCAGGCGGTGCCGGACCTGGAGCGGCTCGGCTGGCGTGCGCGGCGTCCGCTCGCCGAAGCCGTGCACGCCGAGCGCTGGTCGCCCCGCCCCTCCTGA
- a CDS encoding PucR family transcriptional regulator, translating into MAAADRLPDEVLRRLELASGDFSHQAIVTMAQQLPFFGRMNAEQRASVQLVVQTGVANFVEWLRDPRAAIRLTAEAFRAAPRDLTKRVSLRQTVEMVRTATDVFERQLPSVATDAAQLAALTEAVLRYGREIAFAAATVYAAAAESRGAWDARLEALVVDGVVRGDPDESLLSRASALGWDLSATATVVVGNPPDRPASSVTSSVRAVAARHARDALVAVQGSRLVAVVSGALPGTPLLTDLSGCFGPGPVVVGPVAASVGGANRSAVEAMAGLRAVPAWPSAPRPVLAADLLAERVLDGDPYAERALLDLVVRPLLGAGGALADTLDAYLEAGGAVESCSRTLFVHANTVRYRLRRVAEVTGLEPTAPRDAHVLRTACAVGRLAVARGTF; encoded by the coding sequence GTGGCCGCCGCCGACCGACTCCCCGACGAGGTGCTGCGCCGGCTCGAGCTGGCCTCGGGCGACTTCTCCCACCAGGCCATCGTCACCATGGCCCAGCAGCTCCCCTTCTTCGGGCGGATGAACGCCGAGCAGCGGGCCAGCGTGCAGCTGGTCGTGCAGACGGGGGTGGCCAACTTCGTGGAGTGGCTGCGCGATCCGCGCGCCGCCATCCGGCTCACCGCCGAGGCGTTCCGCGCCGCCCCCCGCGACCTCACCAAGCGCGTCAGCCTGCGCCAGACCGTCGAGATGGTCCGTACCGCCACCGACGTGTTCGAGCGTCAGCTGCCCAGCGTCGCCACCGACGCGGCGCAGCTCGCTGCGCTCACCGAGGCGGTGCTGCGGTACGGCCGGGAGATCGCCTTCGCCGCGGCGACCGTCTACGCCGCGGCAGCCGAGTCGCGCGGGGCGTGGGACGCACGGCTGGAGGCGCTGGTGGTCGACGGGGTGGTGCGCGGGGACCCCGACGAGTCGCTGTTGTCCCGGGCCTCGGCCCTGGGCTGGGACCTCTCGGCGACCGCCACCGTGGTGGTGGGGAACCCGCCCGACCGGCCGGCGTCGAGCGTGACGAGCTCGGTCCGGGCGGTGGCGGCCCGGCACGCCCGTGACGCCCTGGTGGCCGTGCAGGGCTCCCGGCTCGTGGCTGTGGTCAGCGGGGCGCTGCCCGGCACCCCGCTGCTGACCGACCTGTCCGGGTGCTTCGGTCCGGGGCCCGTCGTGGTGGGTCCGGTGGCCGCCTCGGTGGGGGGGGCGAACCGCAGCGCGGTGGAGGCGATGGCGGGGTTGCGCGCCGTGCCCGCGTGGCCCTCGGCGCCGCGCCCGGTGCTGGCCGCCGACCTGCTCGCGGAGCGGGTGCTCGACGGGGACCCGTACGCGGAGCGGGCCCTGCTCGACCTCGTGGTGCGGCCGCTGCTGGGCGCCGGCGGTGCGCTGGCCGACACCCTGGACGCCTACCTCGAGGCGGGCGGGGCCGTGGAGAGCTGCTCGAGGACCCTGTTCGTTCACGCCAACACCGTCCGCTACCGCTTGCGGCGGGTGGCCGAGGTGACCGGGCTGGAGCCCACCGCCCCCCGCGACGCCCACGTCCTGCGCACCGCGTGCGCCGTGGGTCGGCTCGCGGTCGCCCGCGGCACCTTCTGA
- a CDS encoding ACP S-malonyltransferase yields MIALLAPGQGSQSPGMLAPWLALPGAPERVEAWSAATGLDLVRLGTTASAEEITDTAVTQPLVVALALLAHDALLAAGQVPDDALTAGHSVGELAAAAIAGVLSADDAVALAAVRGAAMGLACAAEPTGMSAILGGDPDEVLARLDELGLDPANRNGAGQVVAAGARAGLDALAADPPAKARIIPLAVAGAFHTAFMAPAQEAVTARAAQISVADPTRPLLSNADGTVVTDGADVLARIVAQITRPVRWDLCTESMRSRAVTAVVELPPAGTLVGLARRELKGTPTVALKTPDDLAKLATVLEQVSA; encoded by the coding sequence GTGATCGCACTCCTCGCTCCCGGACAGGGCTCGCAGTCCCCCGGCATGCTCGCGCCCTGGCTCGCCCTGCCCGGTGCTCCCGAGCGGGTGGAGGCGTGGTCGGCGGCCACCGGGCTCGACCTCGTGCGCCTGGGCACCACCGCCTCGGCGGAGGAGATCACCGACACCGCGGTCACCCAGCCCCTGGTGGTGGCCCTGGCCCTGCTGGCGCACGACGCGCTGCTCGCGGCCGGACAGGTCCCGGATGACGCACTGACCGCGGGCCACTCCGTCGGCGAGCTCGCCGCCGCGGCCATCGCCGGCGTGCTCAGCGCCGACGACGCCGTGGCGCTGGCCGCCGTGCGCGGGGCGGCCATGGGTCTGGCCTGCGCCGCAGAGCCCACCGGCATGTCGGCCATCCTGGGCGGCGACCCCGACGAGGTGCTCGCCCGCCTCGACGAGCTCGGGCTGGACCCCGCCAACCGCAACGGCGCCGGACAGGTCGTCGCCGCCGGGGCCCGAGCCGGCCTCGACGCCCTCGCGGCGGACCCGCCCGCGAAGGCCCGCATCATCCCGCTCGCCGTGGCCGGGGCCTTCCACACCGCGTTCATGGCCCCCGCGCAGGAGGCCGTCACCGCCCGGGCCGCCCAGATCAGCGTCGCCGATCCCACCCGCCCGCTGCTGTCCAACGCAGACGGCACCGTGGTCACCGACGGTGCGGACGTGCTGGCGCGGATCGTCGCCCAGATCACCCGCCCCGTCCGCTGGGACCTGTGCACGGAGTCGATGCGCAGCCGCGCCGTCACCGCCGTCGTCGAGCTCCCGCCGGCCGGCACCCTGGTGGGCCTGGCCCGCCGCGAGCTGAAGGGCACCCCCACGGTGGCGCTGAAGACCCCCGACGACCTCGCGAAGCTGGCGACCGTGCTCGAGCAGGTGTCCGCGTGA
- a CDS encoding beta-ketoacyl-ACP synthase III: MSPRLLTTAARPGARILGTGSYLPERVVTNDELALTIDTNDQWIRERVGIVSRHKCAPGETLVDISAHAGRAAIADAGLQPGDIDAVIVATCTPPSPVPNMAAQVATAIGTGDIAAFDLNTACAGFCYSTAVATDMVRAGTATNVLVIGAEKFTDWIDPNDRSTAIIFADGAGAAVVGPCTEEQGPAIGPVSWGSSGDQHAVIQIRDRTTFVEQEGQAVFRWATTKVAPVALRALELAGLTPADVDVLVPHQANLRILESLAKAMRKAGAREDMVLARDIVHTGNTSAASVPLALDHLRRDGLAHSGQVALLVGFGAGLSFAAQAVVLP; the protein is encoded by the coding sequence GTGAGCCCGCGCCTGCTCACCACCGCCGCCCGTCCGGGCGCACGGATCCTCGGCACGGGCTCCTACCTGCCCGAGCGCGTCGTCACCAACGACGAGCTGGCGCTGACCATCGACACCAACGACCAGTGGATCCGCGAGCGCGTCGGCATCGTCAGCCGGCACAAGTGCGCCCCCGGCGAGACCCTGGTCGACATCTCCGCGCACGCCGGCCGCGCCGCGATCGCCGACGCCGGCCTGCAGCCCGGTGACATCGACGCCGTCATCGTCGCCACCTGCACGCCGCCGAGCCCGGTGCCCAACATGGCTGCCCAGGTGGCCACGGCCATCGGCACCGGTGACATCGCCGCCTTCGACCTGAACACCGCCTGTGCCGGCTTCTGCTACTCCACCGCCGTGGCCACGGACATGGTGCGGGCCGGCACCGCGACCAACGTGCTCGTCATCGGCGCGGAGAAGTTCACCGACTGGATCGACCCGAACGACCGCTCGACGGCGATCATCTTCGCCGATGGGGCGGGCGCGGCCGTGGTGGGCCCCTGCACCGAGGAGCAGGGCCCGGCCATCGGACCGGTGTCCTGGGGCAGCTCAGGCGACCAGCACGCCGTCATCCAGATCCGCGACCGCACCACGTTCGTCGAGCAGGAGGGCCAGGCCGTCTTCCGCTGGGCCACCACCAAGGTCGCCCCGGTGGCGCTGCGCGCCCTCGAGCTCGCCGGGCTCACCCCTGCCGACGTCGACGTCCTCGTCCCGCACCAGGCCAACCTGCGCATCCTGGAGTCCCTCGCCAAGGCCATGCGCAAGGCCGGGGCGCGCGAGGACATGGTGCTCGCGCGCGACATCGTCCACACCGGCAACACCTCCGCCGCGTCGGTGCCCCTGGCCCTGGACCACCTGCGTCGCGACGGGCTGGCGCACAGCGGCCAGGTCGCGCTGCTGGTCGGCTTCGGCGCCGGCCTGTCCTTCGCGGCCCAGGCGGTGGTGCTGCCATGA
- a CDS encoding acyl carrier protein produces MSNDEITAGFAEIIEEVVGIEAADVTPEKSFVDDLDIDSLSMVEIAVQTEDRFGVKIPDEELANLKTVGDAVDYIAKNK; encoded by the coding sequence GTGAGCAACGACGAGATCACCGCCGGCTTCGCCGAGATCATCGAGGAGGTCGTCGGCATCGAGGCGGCCGACGTCACCCCGGAGAAGTCCTTCGTCGACGACCTGGACATCGACTCCCTGTCGATGGTCGAGATCGCCGTCCAGACCGAGGACCGCTTCGGCGTGAAGATCCCCGACGAGGAGCTCGCGAACCTCAAGACCGTCGGTGACGCGGTGGACTACATCGCGAAGAACAAGTGA
- a CDS encoding beta-ketoacyl-[acyl-carrier-protein] synthase family protein, with protein MTSSPSAPGDGGRTSVVVTGFGATTPLGGDVASTWEALLAGRSGVGTLEQDWVARFELPVHIAAQLAVEPTETLSRVQARRLDRSEQVALVAAREAWAHAGSPEVDPERLGVVIGTGVGGAVALLDQDDLLENQGLRKVSVMTIPMLMPNGPAATVGLELGARAGVHAPTSACASGSEAIATAYRMIAMGDADVVVCGGAEACITGITLAGFSQMRAMSTRNDDPASASRPFDADRDGFVIGEGSGIVVLEREEFAAARGATVLGRLVGYGMSSDAFHITASPADGEGQARAMTTALRRAGATGSDVGHVNAHATSTPIGDAAEFASITRAVGDHAVVTAPKSTLGHTLGAAGALESIITMLSLSEGVIPPTANLVHQDPAITLDVVTGEPRRVQVDLAINNSFGFGGHNVALAFARV; from the coding sequence GTGACCAGTTCCCCCAGCGCACCTGGTGACGGCGGCCGCACGTCGGTCGTCGTCACCGGGTTCGGTGCCACCACTCCGCTGGGCGGTGACGTCGCCTCCACGTGGGAGGCGCTGCTGGCCGGGCGCAGCGGGGTCGGCACCCTGGAGCAGGACTGGGTGGCGCGCTTCGAGCTGCCCGTGCACATCGCCGCGCAGCTCGCCGTGGAGCCCACCGAGACCCTGTCCCGCGTGCAGGCCCGGCGGCTGGACCGCAGCGAGCAGGTGGCGCTGGTCGCCGCCCGCGAGGCCTGGGCCCACGCCGGCTCCCCCGAGGTCGACCCCGAGCGGCTCGGCGTCGTCATCGGGACCGGCGTCGGTGGCGCGGTGGCGCTGTTGGACCAGGACGACCTCCTGGAGAACCAGGGCCTGCGCAAGGTCTCCGTCATGACCATCCCCATGCTGATGCCGAACGGCCCTGCCGCCACGGTGGGTCTGGAGCTGGGTGCCCGCGCGGGCGTGCACGCTCCCACCTCGGCCTGCGCGTCGGGTTCGGAAGCCATCGCCACCGCGTACCGGATGATCGCCATGGGCGACGCCGACGTCGTGGTCTGCGGCGGCGCCGAGGCCTGCATCACGGGCATCACGCTCGCCGGCTTCTCCCAGATGCGAGCCATGAGCACCCGCAACGACGACCCGGCCTCCGCGTCCCGGCCCTTCGACGCCGACCGCGACGGGTTCGTCATCGGCGAGGGCTCCGGCATCGTGGTGCTCGAGCGCGAGGAGTTCGCCGCGGCGCGCGGGGCCACCGTGCTGGGCCGGCTCGTCGGCTACGGCATGAGCTCGGACGCCTTCCACATCACCGCCTCCCCGGCGGACGGCGAGGGCCAGGCCCGGGCCATGACCACGGCCCTCCGCCGGGCCGGCGCCACCGGGTCCGACGTGGGGCACGTCAACGCCCACGCCACCTCCACCCCGATCGGCGACGCCGCCGAGTTCGCCTCGATCACCCGCGCCGTGGGTGACCACGCCGTGGTCACCGCACCCAAGTCCACCCTGGGTCACACCCTCGGTGCCGCCGGTGCGCTCGAGTCGATCATCACGATGCTTTCGCTCAGCGAAGGCGTCATCCCCCCCACCGCAAACCTGGTCCACCAGGACCCCGCGATCACCCTCGACGTCGTGACGGGCGAACCCCGTCGCGTGCAGGTCGATCTCGCGATCAACAACTCCTTCGGCTTCGGCGGGCACAACGTGGCGCTCGCCTTCGCTCGCGTCTGA
- a CDS encoding acyl-CoA carboxylase subunit beta has protein sequence MTALDTRPSTPAEPADPIDPRDPLHRLEQLLDTGSVVLLRPRDTSGVLAARGTIDGAKVVAYCTDATRMGGAMGSAGCLHVVEAIDLASKLRCPVIGLWHSGGARLAEGVEALDAVGLVFAAMVRASGRVPQISVVLGPAAGGAAYGPALTDIVIMSPEGRVFVTGPDVVRSVTGEQVDMAALGGPEAHGKKSGVVHVIADSEADALARARRFTGLFARPGIFDMQRAASEQTDLRALLPEQKQRAYDIHPVIRELLDTDHDLEGRAVSTFDELQARWAPNVTIGLGRLAGRTVGVVANNPIRLGGCLNSESAEKASRFVRMCDAFGIPLVVLVDVPGYLPGVGQEWDGVVRRGAKLLHAFAEAIVPRVTLVTRKSYGGAYIAMNAKCLGATQVFAWPGAEVAVMGAKAAVGILHRKALAAASEDDREALHARLAEQHERIAGGVNRALALGVVDEVIDPGDTRRRITEALASAPAGRGAHGNIPL, from the coding sequence ATGACCGCTCTCGACACCCGCCCGAGCACCCCGGCCGAGCCGGCGGACCCGATCGACCCGCGGGACCCGCTGCACCGGCTCGAGCAGCTGCTCGACACGGGCTCCGTGGTGCTGCTGCGCCCCCGGGACACCTCCGGGGTGCTCGCTGCCCGGGGCACCATCGACGGTGCCAAGGTCGTGGCCTACTGCACCGACGCCACGAGGATGGGCGGGGCCATGGGATCCGCGGGCTGCCTGCACGTCGTCGAGGCGATCGACCTGGCCTCCAAGCTGCGCTGCCCCGTCATCGGGCTGTGGCACTCCGGCGGGGCCCGGCTGGCCGAGGGCGTGGAGGCTCTCGACGCGGTGGGCCTGGTCTTCGCGGCCATGGTCCGGGCGTCCGGGCGGGTGCCGCAGATCTCGGTGGTGCTCGGCCCGGCCGCCGGGGGCGCGGCCTACGGCCCGGCCCTGACCGACATCGTCATCATGAGCCCGGAGGGCCGGGTGTTCGTCACCGGTCCGGACGTGGTCCGCTCCGTCACCGGCGAGCAGGTCGACATGGCCGCGCTCGGCGGTCCGGAGGCGCACGGCAAGAAGTCCGGCGTGGTCCACGTGATCGCCGACAGCGAGGCCGACGCACTGGCCCGGGCCCGGCGCTTCACCGGCCTGTTCGCCCGCCCGGGCATCTTCGACATGCAGCGTGCGGCCTCCGAGCAGACGGACTTGCGTGCCCTGCTGCCCGAGCAGAAGCAGCGCGCCTACGACATCCACCCGGTGATCCGCGAGCTGCTGGACACCGACCACGACCTCGAGGGCCGGGCGGTGTCGACCTTCGACGAGCTGCAGGCCCGGTGGGCGCCCAACGTGACGATCGGTCTGGGCCGCCTCGCCGGACGGACCGTGGGCGTGGTGGCCAACAACCCGATCCGCCTCGGTGGCTGCCTGAACTCCGAGAGCGCCGAGAAGGCCTCCCGCTTCGTGCGCATGTGCGACGCGTTCGGCATCCCCCTGGTGGTGCTGGTGGACGTGCCGGGCTACCTGCCCGGCGTGGGTCAGGAGTGGGACGGCGTGGTCCGCCGCGGCGCGAAGCTGCTGCACGCCTTCGCCGAGGCGATCGTGCCCCGGGTGACGCTGGTGACCCGCAAGTCCTACGGCGGCGCCTACATCGCGATGAACGCGAAGTGCCTGGGGGCGACCCAGGTGTTCGCCTGGCCCGGCGCCGAGGTGGCCGTGATGGGTGCAAAGGCCGCGGTGGGCATCCTGCACCGCAAGGCGCTCGCCGCGGCCTCCGAGGACGACCGCGAGGCGCTGCACGCGCGCCTGGCCGAGCAGCACGAGCGTATCGCCGGCGGCGTGAACCGGGCGCTGGCCCTCGGCGTGGTGGACGAGGTGATCGACCCCGGTGACACCCGGCGGCGGATCACCGAGGCCCTCGCCTCGGCCCCGGCCGGTCGTGGGGCGCACGGCAACATCCCGCTGTAG
- a CDS encoding DUF3145 domain-containing protein, whose product MGVAEQFADRTTGVVYVHSSPAAVCPHVEWALSGTLDSRAGLKWTAQPSAPGLLRSTCSWAGPVGTGARLAKALRAWPVLRFEVTEDPSDGVDGERFSHVPGLGLWRGSTSANGDVVLGEMRLRTMMAAGAGEHLAAELDSALGTAWDEALEPFRSGGEGCEVTWLHRSVG is encoded by the coding sequence GTGGGCGTTGCAGAACAGTTCGCGGACCGGACGACGGGTGTGGTGTACGTGCACTCGTCGCCCGCTGCCGTGTGCCCGCACGTGGAGTGGGCCCTCTCGGGGACCCTGGACTCCCGGGCGGGCCTGAAGTGGACCGCGCAGCCGTCCGCCCCCGGGCTGCTGCGTTCCACCTGCTCGTGGGCAGGCCCTGTGGGCACGGGTGCACGGCTGGCCAAGGCTCTGCGGGCGTGGCCCGTGCTGCGCTTCGAGGTGACCGAGGACCCCAGCGACGGGGTGGACGGCGAGCGGTTCAGCCACGTGCCGGGTCTCGGGCTCTGGCGGGGCAGCACCAGCGCCAACGGCGACGTCGTGCTCGGGGAGATGCGCCTGCGCACGATGATGGCCGCCGGCGCGGGGGAGCACCTCGCGGCCGAGCTGGACAGTGCGCTCGGCACCGCCTGGGACGAGGCCCTGGAGCCGTTCCGCAGCGGCGGCGAGGGCTGCGAGGTGACCTGGTTGCACCGCTCCGTCGGCTGA